In Chrysemys picta bellii isolate R12L10 chromosome 4, ASM1138683v2, whole genome shotgun sequence, the sequence CGCATTAATGCCAATAGAAGTGATGTGATTAATTCCATATATTATATGCTGAAAAATACCTCATAAAACTGTTGCAAGGTTAAATTCATCagcttgtaaagtactttgagattctCAGTGGAAGGTGCAGTAAGAGcgtaaagtattattattagatccgttttcaagaaaaggaaatgccCATTAGAAAAATGGGAACCTTAAGTATGCATATAAATGGCTATTCATATAGAAATTAAACGTAGCTCACTCACCTTTTATTTAGCTCTGTTTCTCGAAATTCCCATTTTTGAAACTGGCCTATCAAATCAATAGGAGCCCGAAGGAtatcttttacatttaaaaagaacTCCTAAAAAATAGGGATGCAGTTTGAAATCAGCGTAAGCCAGACACAACCTATGCTTACTATACCAAAGTAAATTTTCAGTTAGCCATTTTAATACTTGTTCCTAGATACAATTTCAGCAAGGTTCTGCTGCTACATACCtcccaaaataagaaaaatacacTTATTTTGCATTACCCACCCATTATGAGCATTAAGCTGCTCTTTGTCAAGGTTGTGACCTAACACAACATATTAGACATTAACAACAAACCATTGCAATTTAATTTCTTTATACTATGATCTTTTTAGTTTGGAGTCCCTGTAACAATCTTGTCAGTTGTGAACAAAGTGAGGTAATGATAACTTACATTTGTTATGAATCTCTCCTTTGCTTACTGTATTTCAGGTTGTGGAAATATGAATTGTGTTGTCTGGAAGAAAAGTCTTTTTGCTGTGTTTCTGATTCTAGTACATAACAACTTTCCTTCATTAGACTTGTGTATTTCCCTCAAGCAACAATTTCATTCTAGTGTTGATGCAGGGAGTAATGTGTATTGCTTAATGCTTTTACTATCACCACAATAAATCGACTGTCATTAGCACTAATTGATAGACCAAAACTAATTGCACaccacactttaaaaaacaaaacagtgtgtcAACTTACCCGTCATGAAAAGGCAGGGCTTAACTGGAGTGATCTAAGTTGCTCACAGTGCACAAGTGCCATGCAAGTTTTTTCCAGACAGCTCTGCAAATGCAGCTCAGCCCTGACATGCACCAGTTTTTTTATTTCAGTAACTGGCCTGACTCAAGAAGACATTTCCATTGTGCAGAACTGTGTGGTGGTTTTGAGATGTGTGTACGTAGGGACAAGGAGCAGATACTGGCAGTGGtactaaaaaaatttttttaaatgaaagacaaCAGATATATTCAGCAGAACATGTGTGATTCTTGTGCCACCTGGATACCTAATCATCTCTCCACATTTTCCTCACCACTTTAGGTATTATTGGCATAAAAGGAAATATGTCAGAAATATATGTAAAAAGAGGCAATAGCTAAAGTATTTCACTAGACAGCATTTCTGGAAGCTGTTAGGTTGGTTTTGTTTTCCAGCCCACACAATTATGAGGGGTCTCAGATTGCTGCATGAAGAATTATAGATCGAGAGTAGCAGCCTTAACTCAAACAAATGTAAATAATTTATAACTTTAATTTAGTTATACTGGATAATGTGCTACCACCcttaaaatcaatttttatttgattttccaTAACACACAAAAAATGTCATCGCATTCACTACAGTAATAAAAAATGGGCCCAGTCCTGAGAAGTGATCTAGCCCTGAGTTTcaactgagttcagtggagttgAGTGCACTTAGCTCCTTTGGGGATTGGTTTACATTATTGGGGTATAGAATAGCACAAACTTTAAAGAATAAGGAAGAAGAGAGGAAAGCTTGCTTACATTCAGGAATTTCTCATATTGAATAGCTGATTCCATGGTGTTGTTTGAATAATCCAGCGTATCCTTCCAAGAGTGCATCAGGAAAGCCAGCCGTAACTGTCGTGCTATTAGGAATTTTAAGATACAGATGGAAAATCATCATTATCTAatatacttatatggccccaaaATAATAGTGTCTGAGCAACTCATCATCTTTAATGTACTTATCCTCACAATGTTGCTGTGAGGTATGGAAATACTGTTGTCTCCACTTTACAGATGtagaaccaaggcacagagaagctCAGGGCCAGATCTGTGAAGGTATTTAGCTGCTGAAAgaagcagataggtgcctagtgggattttcaaaggcactttttaaaatccacTGGGTGTCTCTCTTCATTTTTAAGAggttaaatgcctttgaaaaatctggacctaagagacttgcccaagatcacatgggAAATACATggtggagtagggacttgaacccaggtctcctaagtcctaggctagtgccttaaccatCCTCTCTTACCcacaaaattgattttgcttgaaATTGATTCCAATGCTCTGTATTCCTAAACTACTGTAGTATGAACTAAAAAGAATTGTTAAGCACAAATtcaattacaaaaaaataaaaaaataaaataaacaaacaacccaaACTTGCTAATTCCCATTTTAATCAGGAAATGTATATAGTACAAGAAATAATGTTCAatttatggcttttttttttaattgctactTTTCTTGGCTTAATTttcttaaaaaatacattttacaagtTTCATAGAAAAGTGTTTCTTCCACAAATAAGATTTTACCTGTATGTTTCTTCAGCGCATCTTTAATAGTAATGAAGTTTTTTAAAGATTTAGACATTTTACAGCCAGCAATTGTTAAATGACCAGTGTGCAAAAAATATCGAACCCAGTGATCATTTTCAAAGTATGCCTGCAGCAAAATCACAAACAGAAAGGAtaagtggtttttttgtttgtttttttgtttttgtttttttaaacacatacgTCCACACACATAAGGTTTCTGAACAGgaaaaaatataacaaaacaaaagcaccatGATGATACAAAAAGGATTTTCTGAAGGCACATTTCCTAAACATGATCAGGAATCACAAAATGCTACTCTTCTAGAGCTAAAATACTGTTCAGATTATGCCCCCAATTCTACAATTGGATCTGCATGGGCATATGCATATGCCtggagctccactgacttcagtggactccACATAGATGCAGACTCCCACCTGTGCAGATCCAGCTGCAACAAGGGATTCCGTGCATGTACCACATGACCTGCTGCACCCAacctgagagtgagaactctgtttttctccaacaatTTGTACCTACTGTAGTTATAAATACCCAAGATTACAGTAACCaaagaaaaaggaggaaaaataactgtttttcagttttttcctTTGAGCATTTATCACCACATTGGATATGATCAACTTCACTATTTTATTGATAGTCACCAGCTAAGGGAAACTGTACTTTAAGAGTTTGGGGTTTCTGGGCTTTTCTGGTATAATTTTTGTATAATAGAAACTAAAGACAGATGGTGAACGTCACCTACCTCAGACTGTGCCAATTCATTGTCATGGTGGGGGAATCGAAGATCAAATCCCCCTCCATGAATGTCCATCGACTCTCCCAGAATAGATCCAGCCATAGCAGAGCATTCAATGTGCCAACCTGGACGGCCCTGTTTAGAGATAAACAAGTGACTTCAGTACAGATTAAATAttctttgtgtattttttttttttttaaagaaacccttCTTAGGAGAAACTACTTTCTATCCACACCTTTGTCCactaataaatacaaataaattaaaatgacacAGAAGTATGAGGGAGAACAAATTTTTAATAATCATCCTTGATACAATACAAAAATAGTGTTGAACTTCAATATCTCCCATACAGTAATAAATCATACATGCCAAATGCATCTATGAGCAGATGAATATACAGAACACAGTCCTGGGCCTGCTAATACTTTCAAAATAAAGTATAGCATTCAGGTAATGGTTTTGTCTTTCTTAACATCACAAGGGAAATTTGCATTTATTCTAGGGATTGTAAGTCTTGGAACCCTTGCCTTAAAGTGAGGCATTCATTCTTATGCAAACTACTTTCAAATGAGTGCAATCTTCTCCCCATTCATTCCACCAGGCATTTCGATTTGAGTACAGAATACTAAACTGAAACTTTGGGAGGTTAATAATGGGAAAGTGGACAAGGTAGACAGATCCCTATGTGAAGAGGCACATTGATAATATTGATTTAACGGACAAAATTTCTGCACACAGACTTCTATTTGAGCAGTGGCTAATAACTGGCTAACTACACACTGTATAGGACGGGGTCgacaacgttcggcacgtggcttgccagggtaagcaccctagcaggctgggccagtttatttacctgctgacgcggcaggttcggctgatcgcggcccccattggctgcggttcgccatcccgggccaataggggcggcgcaggcgagggatgtgctggccgcggcttcccgccgcccccattggcccgggacggcgaaccgcggccagtgggggccgcgatcggccgaacctgccgcgtcagcaggtaaataaactggcccggcccgctagggtgcttaccctggcgagccgcatgccaaacgttgctgacccctggtatagaaTATTATTAAATGAACACAGCAATGCTACTGAACAAAGTATTATTGCAATCTAGACTTCATTAGATTCAAGATGAGGCTGGATCATTTGTTGTACAAGCTAGTACAGATGATATTCATAAGTTGTAGAATGATTAGCTTCTGCATGATGTGTGTGGTTTGAACACACTGATCCTTACCTTTCCCCAAGGGGAGTCCCACGAGGGCTCTCCTGGTTTGGAGGATTTCCACAAAGCAAAATCATTCGGGGAACGTTTCTCACTCAAACGATCAGCTGAGATACTGAGGTCACCTGTCAATGGAGAAAACTTTGTACATAGTTGCACTTTCTTTAAACATTAGCGTTACCTACTCTTGGCTCTGCTGTAACTTTCAATGCAaaaactccccccaaaaaacaaaaagccaccaCACTAAAAATTTACAATAGTAATCCTTTGCCGCTCCTGAGACTACCAACAAAAGTGTCAGTTGTGAAGCTTCTTAAGCCCTGAAATATGTGATTCAACTGCCACTCTCTCTGAGCATGCATAATTACAGCattacacccccccccaacacacacaatattaaggttgcaaattcaagcagtcagaagttagaaaatgccagaataaaGGCCTGTGCAACCTGAATTCAGGTTCCTTTTGCGTATGCATTATGATCtgttctttaattacatgatcacatactattttttccatagcaTCTCTGTCTCATTCAGGAGATGACACAGGATGGATAGTAATCACTGAATGtgtagctattcaatatttctttttatccttatCATTCATTGTGTGACCCCATGTACTATCTATTGCAGACCATTAAAACCTTGCACTGAatatagaattattaatttcctcctgggcATTGTGCTTGGTTACAAATTTTGGCATCACCCTCTACCACAAGTTTTAATTAAAAGAGGGCTGCACCCATTTAGCTCAGCACAGTAACACGAATATTTACAATGCTAAGGACAGTTCTCAATATATAAAAGTAATTTACATTTGAAGCAGGCAAGTTGTAACAAGCTGATCCAACCCCATTGCTGGTCACTGATTTCAGGAAAACAGCTAATTTGTAGTGCTGATCGGGAATAGTTCAACTAAATGTTTTTACATCAAAAAATTCTGATTagttgaaaccaaaactttttgcaggAAAGGGTCAATTTTGACAAATTTCTTGACTCAAAATTGTTGGAAAAAAGTTTCATAGTTGTTGAAACACCCTATTTCAACATAGAATGAAAGATTCTGGTTTcccaattcaaaatgactttttgtttcaaaatttaagctAGAATAATTTTTTTAGAATATAAAAATTGGTCGAAATTTAAATGTTTTGACTgatgcaaactgatttttttttctttcagatttttGGTTTATAACATTTTTTGAGATTGACTTCTTGTCCTGACTTGGGACAAaaatttgtttcaaaatcttAAAATTGTTTGCAAGACAGGAAAACTGTTGCCAGCCCAACTCTACTCATTTGTGACTCCAAAAATAAAAGAAGTGCAATGTGGAGACtacaaaatgtttccattatgCTAATGGGCCTAAACCAAGTCAATGGGAATGACTGACGGTGTGCATGTTGTAGTAACTTAAGTGAATATTGATTTTATTACCTTCACCCTCCTGAAGAGCTTTCTGATCACCTACAGCTTCAGGAACCAACTTAGCATAGGAGTGTTTCTCAGTGGCATCAAACTTCATTGTATCAAAGTAGACAGAGCCATTTGATACATAACTAGAAGGTTAAAAGATTAACAAAGGCTCTATCAATATAAAACTAAAACTCAGCAATAAGCATCTCTATCCATCCTATATAAGATCTTCAGCAGGACTACTTGAGGAGTATGGTACTTGAGGAGTATGTTCAACACGAGTAAGGATGACAGAATTTGTTCCTAAATTGTTAAAGTGCATGGTAAAAACTTTAGGTAAAAACTGTAAAAAGCCAGGGTAAATAGGAAAGCCAATTAACAttaatttgttaaataaatattttagcaaGATATAAAAAGGACACTATTAGATATTTCTCCTTTATAAATGTTAACATTTCCTCCCATCTTTTGATTGTCTGCAATAACGTAACAATTACAAGTTACATTTACTTTCcaggttgtttgcagtgttggtcCCCGGATATTTGAGAGAGAACGTGGGTGAGATTCCTTTtattccaccaacagaagttggtccaagagacagagacaagctttcgagctacgcTGAGCTCTTtgggtccattaaaagatattagcttacctaccttgtctctaaTTTATTTTCCAATCAATTTTGTCCTCCTCTATTTGGCCAATTTATTTTGCATTGGCTTTAATGGGTCAGCCTTAGGATTTTTTCCCTCCTTCTCTGTTTCAAAACCACTAGGAGTGTGCAGCACTCAGAGCACAGGGCCAATTTTCCAGCAGACCTATGGCTTGAGCATAGGCACAAAAGCAGGTTTTGCGCACATGTATATTAGACACCCAATGGCAGTTTGAGCCATAGTGTATGAATTTTCCCTGCTGTTCTAGAAAAAACAATTTGCTTTTTAAACTGTTCAGAGATAAGATGTTTTTGTGATGAAAACCCTATCATACAGAAAAGCTGTACCTGCTTAAGCTACAAACAGAAAAAATGTTAAGTCGGGATGCCTGGATATTTAGGCACCTGTATAgaaatggcttgattttcaaaggtactaaGCAGCAGCAAAGTTGGGGAAGTCAATTGGAGAAGCAGATCTGCACAtgtgaaaaaaatcaagccacttcTACTTAAGTGCTTAAATGAAGATTTAGTGGCCTATTTTACACTTCCATTTCTGAAAATTGTTGCCTAACACTACAGGTAAAATCCTGGTCCTGTTAAAGTCAAtcagagttttaccattgatgaAATGGGGTTGTAACTTCACCCTATATTTTTATGATCTGAAGTCCCCATttgtaaaagaaaatgaaaaccacaGTAACAAAAATTTTTTAAATTAGGTTTGAGATTATTTCTTGGGGGTGAAGGAACAAGCTGATTATTTTTATCCCAAAAAACACTGCTTGAATGCAGTCTTTTGTACCATTGCTTATAGAAATAGAGTAAGATGGCTCCACTGTATATTGTAGAACTATTATTTCAGCATTAGAGCTTTGCTTTGTTACACAATAATTGCAGCGATAATTCTGAAATGTTGCACAGAACTCATAACGGCACTTACCCATAACCATTATCCACAATCTTTTGAACAAATGCCACAATTTCCGGTACATATTCGCTGACCCGAGTTAAGACATCAGGAGGTAACACCTATAGATAAAGATAAATGGTCATTTATATATACTGCATTTCATACCACTTTTCATGCCAGAATCTCAATTAAATCTCATCATCCTTGTGAGATAGGTAATAACTATTTTATAAGATGGAAAAACGaagcagttaagtgacttgctcaaaggaACACAGACATTCTAATTCCTAGTTTCCTACTCTGGGACTTGAAAGAGCTACTGGACCTCTTTTCTAAACTTCTTATCCCATCAGCCAAGTTACTAAAgatctggctgctgcagaagatGAAAGTTGTTCAATTTGTGGTATCTATGCTGTGCAGGGGATTATTCCCCACCATGTTTCTAAGCTACCTGCCATGTAGAAAAACAGCTTTCAGTTATCTGAACCTCCATATAGGCAACAGCATTCAGATATAAAATTCTCAGGGTGTGTTTGTTTATTGACACCATCGAGTTAGTCAGAATTTCTTAGGTACCCAGTGATGGTGGACTCTCATGCTAAATGCTGATGTTTGTTAGCAGGGCCCCTGGTGGCGCAGTTAGTAACCCCAGACATGTACTGTATCTCAAATTCCAGACTCAGCCTGGGACAACAGCATGGGGAAAGACAGAAATTAGCAACATTGGAGGAAGGAAAATAGACCTTATTAATGAGTAAGGGAATGAGACACCCACCCCGATGTATTTGCCCAGTTCATGTcaaggggaagggatggggcgtAGCTATGCAGTACGAAGTGCCTGATCTCCAGACGGGAGAAACTATTGTTAATGTGATCAGTTGCAGGGTGGCAACGCTGATGAGAAGAGGACAGCAGGGTCTTAAGGTGCTGATTTAATAGCTACCGGTTCATTGCAGGTTAAAGATTATCAATAAGGTGGTGAGCTAAGACCTTCAATTAAAACTGAGTTATTGAATTTTACTTCAGGGCCTTCTAAGGGTGCAGCCAGCCTTACACATGCTTGGCACATACAAAGTTCATAAGATGGAACAGCTTGTTTACTTACATTGAGGGCTTCCATATCTTTATGATACTCCTCTTCCCAGAATTTGGGGAGGTTAGAGAATATGGAGTTGTCAGTCACCTGACTGCCAAACTTGGTGTCTAGCCACTCGGACAGCACATCTTTTGCTTCTTCCAACAATTTCTATGAAAAGAAAGTTATATACATATAACAGTTCAGTGCAATACAAATCTAGAAAAAAGTCTTACTTATGAGCCTAGACTGTAATGCCTTTTaataggcattttaaaaaatatgttttcacATTGTTAATTTGCCTGGGCATGAATATTCTTGCACCTGTCATTCTTTGCAGCCATGTAGCCTTCCATGTGCTTGGAGCGAATAGAAGATGGGTACATAATTTACATCTAGAGAGAGTCTTAATGGTGTTCTGATAAAAGATACAGAGAAGTGCTGAGGGATTTGCATTTTGCTGAAGATCAAGAGAAATATCATGTAAATGAATAAAGATAATTCAGTAAAAAAAGTGCACCCTAAATATCATTCAGGCTATTTTCTCTTTAGTTTTCCATTAACACTCTAATTACACCATGCATTTTGAGAACAGATATACAGAATCAGCTTAAAAAGAATGCCTACTTGGTGACAtaatagatttgtttttaaaaacaaagacactTATAAAGGCACCCATCTTTTAGTGGCTGGATGAATTTTACATAAGTTGGACCAAAAAGGATGCATTTCACAAAGGCAGGGAGCACACAGTCTGTGCCCCCAACAGTTATTGCACCAAACAGCTTGAAAGAGAGGCAATACCATCCAGGGTTCTAATTACTAAAAGAAATTAGTTACAATATCTGTTGTGTTTACTGGGGCTTATCCAAAGgacaatgaagtcaataggaatctttccatttattttaatgggctttggctcaggcccacaTCCAAAGGACAGATATTTCTGAAATAATTTGGAAACATCAATTCGGTGAACAAGAGGCATAAAATACTTGAGCAGCACAGCAATAAAACTGTCAAAGGTATTTCCATATGCACTGTGGACAGATCTGTATGTACAACCAGTTATGGCATGAATCCCTTCCCAAGACAGAAATTCCATGAAATAAGGCTAAAGATCTGAGTCTTTTATTGTAGAGGAGAAAATCCTTTACGGAAAACTGGAAATAGCAGCTATCAAAAAAGATCATGATGAGGTTCTGCAATGTCTGAGGCTAGTTTGAGTGGCATACGAAAACTATTTAACTGAGCTCAGTGATACGGTTTTACAGCGTTGAATGTTAAGTATTGGGAAATTCTCAGACCATTTATAAAATATGTTTCAGAAAACTGTTACAAGCCAATGAGATTTAAAATCCATTCATATTGACCTCAGCATGTTTGTTGATCTCTTCTCCGGGAAGTTTCTTTTGCACAGCTTCTTCTAGATGTTCCACAGCAGACTTCACTGCATTCTGAATTCTTTCCAGCATCTGCTTTTTATCTGGATCAGTGGTGTCATTTAACATAGCTGAAAAAGGCTACATTAAGAAATGTTCATGAAATAATGtgcagtaaaaagaaaaaaaaatctatccaagAACTTTAACTGGATGACAGAACTATAGGCACTTTCTTCATGTTCTGGTGTGCTGCAAGCGCAGCTTATTCAACAGCTGTCTATTCCTCATGTAAAATATGTTCTAAGCACATAATTCCTTACTTGAGATGAGTAGTATGTTTCCCCACATGCTGTCAGATTGAAATCTATCAGACTACTCAGAGAATAATGTACTACTCAACATCAGTAAAGCAGCAATAATAAGGCCACTAGTTTTAATGATCCAAAAGGATATGGAATATAAAATTCCATTCACATTTGACTGTCTAAATCTGAATTAACAGCTGTATCACAATACGTGTTCCTTGTAGATAGTTGTAATGTTGTAAAGATTAAAAACAACCACTATTTAGTACCTTCATTTAATCTCAATGCTCTCTACAAAAGTGAATAAGCATAAGCCCCCTTTTATATATGGGATAATTTTAAGCACAGAAAAGTTAAGTGACAAGTCAGTGACAGACATAAAAtgcagccctctcctcccctcccgcccccccgtacctcccagctctgtgcttCAACTCATAAGGTTGAGAATCGCTTGTCTTTTTTACAATTCATGATGCACAAAAAGGCCAAAAACTCACCCTTAACCCCCCTAAATTGTAGCACCAACAGCTCAATGCTGTCAATGGCACAGTAGGAAGCATAATTCATGTTCAAACTTACTGCATAAAGAAAGTTTACACAAATACTTTTCATACGTGGCCTTTCCTTAAATTTGTGTTTTATATGTCAGAAGCTCAAGTAATATTGCAGCCAACATCTGAATTTTCCTCAAAATAGTACATACATACATGCAGATTAGATGTCTGGGGACAAAATTAGGCATGCATTTTGCACATGCAATTTTATGCCTAACACATCAGAAAAGTCTGGCGGGCATTTAAAAAATGGTCAAAAATTCTACAGCTGTGAAGATGGCTGTTTATTTCCAGTAATACAGCATCAGAAGTTTTCCTGTGgatggtcctgattcagcaaggtactctAAGCaaatgcctaattttaagcacatgagcagtcctACATAAGTCAATGGAACTCCCCACGTGCTTAAAGTACCTTACTGAATCAAAGCCTAAGTTACTAGCAGAGGAAAACTATGAGCTCACCTTTGAAGCAATTTGAACATCTTCAAATAGCTGGACTGCAGGTGGCTTCTTCTCTCTATATTGTTCAAAAAGATAATTTTGTCTTGCTCTCTTGATGATCTACAAGGCAAGAATATTAAAACATATTTCTAAAAAGGGCAGACAAAGTCCAAATACCAATGTACTTTCCTACTAAATACTTTAGTAGCCCTCCAAATTCAACATACTACAAGAATTACATATATAATTAACACCACTGAAGCACATCAAATAAAGTAATCATGAAATTAAATGCATTAATAACCAATAATGAAGCAGCCCAGTAAAATAAGTTACCTTTGTAAAAAGGAGATAATCTTAATTGTTTTTAACCACATTCACTTATACATCagcttggaagaattagatttttaaatcGGTAGATGTTGGTACTGGTTGATTTTACCAtgcacacaaactgacaaaatatttccatccatgATCAaagttttttaaagataggcaaagtaagaaaagggCTGCTCGAGAACTTAGAGATTGATTTAAGAGTATTTActtttatatattttgacatcTGAAGTTGATAATTTTGGTTTTAATGGCTATAAAGCTTCAACTTTCTGAATTTCAACATttactatcattaaataattctTGCCTGACCACCCCTCATTGTCTGGCTCGCCCCTTCCCacaactgaaaattaaaaatcaacagaaaattaaaaatgcttcAAACTCACAATTCtgtacaactgtgaaaatttaaaatttgataaaaaagggaaaaatgtttaaaaataaacagatactATTCActgaaattatatacaaaaaattgaattctgccaagcctacttataCACAAAAGCAGCATGGATCTAAATTACTAGAGGTTTTGCTAAAGTCTAGCCAGTATACTAAAACTGAATTAGATCCAGTGACTGAAAATCAATGTCTTTGTCACAGAGATTAGAATCAGGCTACATAGTGCAATTGAAGTTACTAGTCTAGGTGTCTAGCCTTACCAAATTGATAAAACACACTATATACATACTGACTCTGAATCCCTGGACTTGGTCAACTTATTGTCGTTTAGATGCACCTTTAAAGACACCTTACCTTATCATCAATATCTGTAATATTTATACAGTAGAAGACATCATATTTAAAGTAATCCCTCAACACTCTTCTCAGGATATCAAATGAGATGTATGacctaaaaaaattcaaaaggaaGAACTTACTTTTACTTAGTGGATACCTCATATACAATCTATTATATGCAAGAACTATGTTAATGCAGCACTGAATGAGATTTTAAATCCCACAGTGTCAGTAAATTCCCAGCTGAAGTTCCCATAGCAACATTAACTTTCCCCCCACTACAAACAGACTTTTCACTGCATGataacaaatataaataaaattatatatatatatataaaattttctTTTTCCACCTTAGAGTACCTGAGTTGTTGTCTAGCAGTATGTCTAACTCACTGTACTTGGCTTGACATATTCCTAGGGATTTTCAGCTTTGTTATTTAGCTGCTTACAACATAAACTGTTAGCTTTTTATCCAAGGAAGAAACTCTGTGGTACCTGGCATGTCCCATGTGAGAAGCATCATATACTGTTGGGCCACAGCAATACCATGTCACTTTTTTGCCATTCTGGGGCTGAAATACATCCTTAAATGGAAAGGAAGGTTCAGTGAGCAGAAGAAATTGAAGACATATGGGATTATATGAATCTGGATTATAAAACAACAATTACACTCTCAGTTTTACTGTACGAAAAGAATGCTAACTTCACCACATAAAAGAGATAACATAATTTGTCTTTTTTCCATAAGCTGCAGTCTACAAAATGTGATATCAAAGTCTAGACAGCCAGATGGGTCAGATCTTCATTTAACCCTTAGCAGATATTACCCATACATGCAAAGGGGAGAGCGAGGCCTAGTTTACATGGAGACATTTTCGGTATAACCTGAGGTGAGAATTTAAATCAACATTGTTACACTAGTATAACTCTCAGTTTAGATGCTCTTATTCCCATATAAAAGAGTGGCTTTTTTTGATTTAGCTTATGGTGCTTAAGAATGTTTGTTTAGcttaaaacctaataaacaaaaaAGGTACTCATACTAGAACAACAGTGTCCAGATGGAGCTGTTATAACAATACTGGTAaaactttctcatgtagacaagccataacAAGACAAATTCCGATTTGGTTCGGTTTTGTGTATGTTATGTTGTATTATGTTATGCACTCTTGGGTGATGGAAGGCTGCAGTCATATATTATACCTGGAATATCATAGCACTTTTTATGTTT encodes:
- the CARS1 gene encoding cysteine--tRNA ligase, cytoplasmic isoform X3: MAAAGGESSKGKRTQPHWSSPEGTKQSKLCLYNSLTRNKDVFQPQNGKKVTWYCCGPTVYDASHMGHARSYISFDILRRVLRDYFKYDVFYCINITDIDDKIIKRARQNYLFEQYREKKPPAVQLFEDVQIASKPFSAMLNDTTDPDKKQMLERIQNAVKSAVEHLEEAVQKKLPGEEINKHAEKLLEEAKDVLSEWLDTKFGSQVTDNSIFSNLPKFWEEEYHKDMEALNVLPPDVLTRVSEYVPEIVAFVQKIVDNGYGYVSNGSVYFDTMKFDATEKHSYAKLVPEAVGDQKALQEGEGDLSISADRLSEKRSPNDFALWKSSKPGEPSWDSPWGKGRPGWHIECSAMAGSILGESMDIHGGGFDLRFPHHDNELAQSEAYFENDHWVRYFLHTGHLTIAGCKMSKSLKNFITIKDALKKHTARQLRLAFLMHSWKDTLDYSNNTMESAIQYEKFLNEFFLNVKDILRAPIDLIGQFQKWEFRETELNKSFYDKKAAIHEALCDNIDTRTVLEEMRSLVSQSNSYIAAKKTARQMPNRLLLESISSYLTQMLKIFGAIESDEALGFPVGGNGQNLNLESTVMPYLQVLSDFREGVRQIAREKKVTEVLQLSDALRDDILPELGVRFEDHEGLPTVVKLVDRETLLKEREEKKKIEEEKKRKKEEAFRKKQEQEAAKLAKMKIPPHAMFKSELDKYSKFDENGFPTHDTEGKELSKGQMKKLKKLYEAQEKIHKEYLQMVQNGTAN